The genomic region GACAGCGGGAGAACCAGGAACCAGCGGTTTTGTCTTCCTGAGGCTTGGAAATGGAGCCAGGGCAAGCGGCATGGGCGAGGCGTTCACCGCTGTCTGCGATGACGCGACCAGTATCTACTGGAACCCGGCCGGGATGGCGGCAGTCGAGGGTGTCGAACTCAACGTCACACACTCGGAATGGTTGATGGATATCCGGTTCGAGCAGGTCTCGGTGGCGAGCGAAGTCTATGGCGGAGTAGCGGGACTGGGATTCACGGGTGTCTACTATGGTGAACTCGACAGGTACGGCGATTCTCCTTCGCTTACTCCGGATGGTACTTTCGCTCCTTACGACCTCGCCCTTTCCGCCGGTTATGCCAGGGATATAATACCCAACCTCTCTGCCGGGATAGCGGCGAAACTGATATATGAGAAGATCGACTTCGAATCGGCTACAGGTTATGCCATCGATTTCGGCGTTACACATAGATCGAGGATCGAAGGATTGACTATCGCCGCTTCGATGCTTAATCTCGGTCCCCAGGCGAAATTTGTGGAAGAAAAATTCTACCCTCCCTTCCAGCTCAGGATCGGGGCTGCCCATCTCTCTGAAAAAGAATGGTTGCGGGGAAGCCTTGTTCTCGCCGCAGACGCGGTTTTTCCAAATGACAGCGGATCGAAATTCCATACCGGCCTGGAGTATCTTTACCACAACCTGCTCGCGGTCCGGTTGGGATACAAGAGCGGATACCATGTTCAGGGTGCGTCAATGGGGTGCGGGATCATCTACAGGAATCTGAGGTTCGATTATTCCTACTCGGCGATAGCCGATGACCTGGGTGATGTTCATCGTTTCTCGATAAATCTCTTTCCTTCGCTTTAGAATGATTCAAGGGAAAAGCGCCCGTCCTCAAGCCGAAGATAGCTGGAATGTTCTACCCAGTCCCCGAGTATGATAAAAGTCCTGTCGTCATAACGGCGCAGGAGCGGCATATGGATATGTCCCATGATAAAAACATCGTTCCCGTTATTGAAGCAACTATCTTTCGCGAGGGATGATACCTTTTCGGCGAACAACCGGGTCTTCCTGTGAGTGATTGATTTGCTCGTTATAGAGAATCTTCCGGCGAAGGAGTAAAGCAGATCGGGAGGAAGGAGTTTTGCCAGTCTGATGACCAGCCGGTTCCTGATCAGGGCCTTAAGAGCCTTGTAACCATGATCACCAGGCATAAGCATATCGCCATGAGTCATCGTTATCGAGTGTCCCTGGATCGTTTCAGTCGTCTCCTGACCCAGAATCTCGATCCCGATGACTTCAGGGAGAAAATTTCCAAGCCAGAAGTCGTGGTTCCCTCCCGTCATGAATATCTTCGTCCCCGAGCGGGACAATTTGAAAAAACCTTCCAGGATATCGTAGTAGAATGAGGGAACAGCGTGCCTGTACTCAAACCAGAAGTCGAATACATCGCCGAGAAGATATATCCTGGAGATACCGGCGCAACTCTCCAGAAACCTTAGAAAGCGCCGCCGTTTTTCTCTTTCCTTTTCATCTCTGTTACGGTTAAAATGCGTATCGGAAACGAAAATAACTGTGTCGCTCAATGAAACTTCTCCCGTTGAATTGCGTTTAATGATATATGTCAGAGAAGAAGAGTTTTTACAAGATAAATCAGATACCTCGCGTCTCTGATATGAAAGGAGTATCAATATGGAACCTTTATGGGACAGGGTAAAAAAGAACCTGGTCGAATGGTACGGGACGGCATACGACAAAACCGATGAACTTGCAAGAATAGGGAAGAAAAAGATAGAGGTTGCCGGTATCAACAGGACGATCGAGAAACATCTCTCGGAACTGGGCGGCAGGGTCTATGATCTCGTCAACGAAAAAGGGCACAGGGGCAACAAGACTGTAGACGACGAGATCGTAAAGAGGATCGTCGATGAGGTCAGGGAGCTCGAGGTACAATTAAAGCTCAAGGAAGACGAGATAGAGACGATAAAGAAAGAGAGGGCTCCCGGACACTACGAAGGCAAGGAAGAGGAGCCGGAAGAAAAGGGAAATTAATTCCCGGTTTGTCGTAGTGGCAGCTGGGCAGGGTAATTTACGAAGAGATACCGGAAAATTTTTCCCTCATCTCAATCTTGCGCATGATTTTGGATTAGAAAAAGGAAGAAATAAACAGAATATTAATGTAATTCAAAGAAAAAGAGTTGAAACTCGGTATATTCTGGATATTCAAGCCGAGGCTGGCAATTTTAAGCTAAATTAAACTCTTGACAGCAGTCTGGATATGGTGTAGAATTTGCACTGTAGTTGAATGGTGTCAGGATTAGCAAAGAACTTGAAGGAAGGATGCCGTTAGCCAACTGTACCTTCTGTTGAACCCCACCTGATAGGAAATTAATTACATCGCTGGTTTTCGTGGAGAATAAGTATGCTGAAAGTATCACTTTCTCAGGGACCGGCTGGCAACAGGAAGAAGGTTTAACAGTGAAGGTGGCAGAAGGACAGGGCAGGTCTGCAGGCGGCGATCACCTTTACATAACGGCCTGATAAAAGGATCATATCAGGCATCAGGAGATGTTTAAGAATGTATCCGGAAGGAAAAGATAACGATTACATGGGAGAGAAAAGTCTCGACCTGTATCTGAAGGAAATCAACAACACTTCTCTGCTGACGAGGGAGCAGGAACGTGATCTCGCTTGCAGGATCAGGGATGGTGAAGAGACTGCCTTGCATGATCTCGTCAAGGCGAATCTGAGATTCGTTGTTTCGATCGCAAAGCAGTATGTCAACCAGGGATTATCTCTTGCCGACCTGATCAACGAGGGGAATATGGGCCTGATCAAGGCGGCAAAAAGATTCGATGAAAAACGCGGATTCAAGTTTATTTCTTACGCCGTATGGTGGATAAGACAGGCAATGCTTCAGGCTCTTGCCGAGCAGTCACGTATAGTCAGGCTTCCCCTGAACAGGGCAGGCACGCTCTACAGGATCGGGAAGGTGTCGAGGCAGCTGGACCAGGAACTTGGAAGGACTCCTGAAGTCGAAGAGATCGCCGAGAAGCTGAATCTCTCGAATGAAGAGGTCAGGGACACGATGAAGATAGCAAACAGCCATCTTTCACTCGATGCTTCGTTCAATAACGACCAGGAAGAGAATTCGCTCGTAGATTATCTGGCAGATGAATCACAGGATTCTCCCGATGAGATGACATATGTCAACGCTTTAAGCGACGATATGCAGAAAGCGCTAGGGACTCTGACAGATCGTGAAAGAACTATCCTCAGCCTATACTTCGGTCTTGAGGGGGAGGAGCCTCTGACTCTGGAGGAAATTGGTAAAAAAATGAACCTGACTCGCGAAAGGATCCGCCAGATAAAGGAAAAATCGATCACCAGACTCAGGCACAGCACAAGAAGCAAATATCTCAGAGGATACGTGCAGGAGTAGATCTGATAGCAGGTTACAGCTTCAACATACAGGGCGGGGAGATTTTCTCCGTCCTGTATTTATATCTTCCAGTCAATCTGGAACACCCTTTGCAACGATCAGAAAAGTAATTATCTCTTGACAGCAGGACGAGGTGGATATACTTTCACCCCGATGTTTTCCTGCAAGATTCGGGTAAGGCCCTGAAAGGGATCATGGACAGGTATTTCACATTTCTCTACGTCCGCAGAGGTAACGCGGGAGTCAAATCGATAAAGATCAGGAGGACTCTGGCGTTCTCAGCGGGCATCCTGCTTGTTTCCTTCTTTGTCACTTCGATGGTACTGACTGTCAGATATGCCGATATCAGGACTGATTCAAGGAATATGGAATCTCTGAAAAGTGAAAACGAGGAGCTTATCGAGCGGTTGAATCACTTTGAACTGGAAGTTGATCAATTGAAGAACCGGATGAACGTCAATTTCGAGCTGCAGAACAGGGCAAGGCTGATGGCCAATCTCGATCCTATCTCTGAAGATGTCTGGCAGGTGGGAGTCGGTGGCCCCGAACCCGGTCTTCTGGACAGGGAACTGAAAGTCACGGACGTACTGTTTTCCGGTTTCGAGGATGATATATCAAGAATCGTCCGGCAGTCGCACCTTCAGAGGGAAAGTTACGGCGAGATCATTGATATTCTTGAAAAGGAATCGGACCTAAGGAACTGTACACCTTCGATAAGGCCTCTGAACGGCGGATTTCTTTCCAGCAGGTTTGGTAGAAGGATGGACCCTTTTTCAGGGAGGATCGCTTTTCACAAGGGTGTCGATTATTTTGCCAGGTCCGGAACGCCGCTGATGAGCACGGCCGATGGAGTGATCACTATGGCGAAAAATAACGGGAGTATGGGGCTTACTATCGAAGTGAATCATGGGAATGGTTTCATGACGAAATACGCCCACCTTTCCAAGATCCTGGTTAAAAGGGGACAGCGGATCAAACGTGGTGAGATAATAGGTCTCGTTGGAAACACCGGAAAATCTACCGGTCCGCATCTTCATTATGAGGTGATATTCAGGAAAACGCACAGGGATCCTCTTCAGTATATAATTCCAGAAGGCATTTATTTCGATTGACCGGTCAGTTTTATCCAATCAGCCCATATCTGTTTTTTCTTGTCAATTTCAGAAGATACAAATAGACTGGGACAGATGGTATGTGACCGGTATTTCTTCAGTCGCGAAGGGCAGGCGGTTTGACGGGAAGAAGAGAAATAAGATTCATACTGGCTTTCATCACGGTGGTTTTTATGACCCTGGGTGTCGCCGAAATTTCCGGCGATGTTTTGCCCGCCTCAAGACTGGTGCAGAAGATACGGTATTATTCGGGACCTGACAGGACGCGAGTCGTCCTTGACCTCAGCCGGCCATGTGATTATCAGGTCAGTGAGCGCAAGGATCCTGACAGAATAGTGATCGATATCCCTTCGGGAAGATTTTCCCCCGGTGTAAAAAAGACGATCGTTGATGATGGCGTCCTGTCACGTATAAGGATCAATGATCTCAGGCAAGGCGCCCAGGTCGTTCTTGATCTGCGGGGGATTACTGAATACAAGTATTATTCCCTTGGTCCTAATTCTGTCCATCCAGACAGGATAGTGATAGATCTTGTAAAACCGATATCAAATGTCGAGAGACTGGAGCGCAGGGCGAAAGTCGAGGAAGTCGCCAACAGTGGAGATATTATTGTTATAATTGATCCAGGCCATGGAGGCAGCAAACCGGGGACATCATCGAATAACGGATTGCTCGAAAAGGATATTGCTCTCGATATAGCCAGAATGACCAGGGACGCGATAGATTCGTACAAGGGTTTCCGGGCGATATTGACGCGAGAGGGAGATTATGATGTCGGCCTTGCCGACCGGATAAAGATAGCGAGGAATCATGGCGGCAGATGTTTCGTCTCGATACATCTCAATTCCGTGAGGTCGTCGACTCCACGGGGATCAGAGATCTTTTATCTCTCTGTCGAGGGGGCAAGGGACGAGAATTCCGAAGCGCTGGAGGAACGGGAGAATATGATTCTGGAGATGGGTGAGGAGGGGGAGATGCTTAACGATGATATTGAATGGATCCTGGGCGACTGGGGCAGAAAGGAAGCGATGGCCCAGAGTTTTGCCCTTTCGGAAGCTATTGCCGGAAAGATGAAACAGGTCGGTTCGATCCCTTTCAGGGGGATCAAGCAGGCGAACTTCGTCATACTGAGGAATCTGCAAAAACCGTCGGTCCTGGTCGAGATCTGTTTTTTATCGAACAGGAAGGACGTCTCCCTGATAAGGAAAGAGAAGGTCAAAAAAGAGGTTGCCGAATCGATCGCATCCGGTATAGTCGAATATCTTCTGGAGAATCCTCCCGAGGGGAGCGGAGTATCTCCGGCGAAGATGCTTACTCATACCGTCTCAAAAGGCGAGACCCTGGGGTTGATAGCGAGAAAATATGGAACAACAGTCAGAGAGATATGTGATCTCAACAGGATAGGAAGCGGCGCGACGATCAGGCCGGGACAGAAGATCAGGGTGATCCGAAAGATGATCCGGACTACAGGTTCGTAATCAGCGGGGTGACAGGTGAATTACGAGAAGATTCGAAACTCTTTGATAAGGAATCCGGGTGCAAAGATAGCTTCCCTCGTGTTTGCTGTCCTTCTGTGGTTTCACGTGACTGCGCAACAGGGAGAGAATCAGTCGTTCCGCGTACCGCTGCAGCTGACCGGTATCCCCGACAGCCTGACAATAATCCATGATGTACCAAAAGAGATCGAAGTGACTATAAGAGGGCCGAGAAGCAAGCTGCTCAAACTCAGGTTGCTTGGACGGCTTAAGGCTGTAGTGGACCTGTCGATCGCCAAGAAGGGGAGAGAGAATATCCTTCTTTCACCGGGGATCCTGAATCTCTCCGAGGACTTTGATCCAAGGGATATTACCATCGATCACCCCAAGACACTCAGTCTGAATTTTGAACGGATCATAAAGAAATCGGTTCCTGTAAGGATAGCTTACAAGGGGGGAGTACCGGATAATATAGTGATCTCCGGGACTCCAGTAATCATTCCCGCGAGGGTGGAAGTCAGAGGCGCGTCAAGTATCATCAGCGCGATCGATTTTCTTTCAACCAGAGAGATCGATATCCGCAACAAGAGGGGAAAGATATCTGAAGAAAGCCAGCTGATGCTGGGAGGAAGAGAGATAAATATCGTACCTTCAGTAGTATTGATCGAGATGGAAATATATAAAAGGATCGTGAGGACCCTTGCGAACATTCCTCCGACACTTCTGCAGGACTATTCCGATCTTTCGGTCCAGTATTCTCCAAAGACAGTTTCTTTGACGATCGAAGGTGCCGAAGAGATCATCAAAAAGGTCGTTGTAGATGATGTTTCGGTAATTCTGAATATTATGGCGAGAGAGCCGGGTAAATACCAGATAGTACCCGAGGTCATTGTGCCGGGCGGGATAGAGAAGTATTTTCTCGATACGGACATGTTTGAAATAACCATATCCGAACCGGGGAAAGAGACCCAGAGAGATCCGGCCGGACCGGGAAAGAAACCCGGGGACGGCACGACCGGGAAAGAAAAACGATGACGGGGGATCGGGGAATGGATCAAAAAAGGGCTTCATCCCGCGGCAGAAAGGGCTCAAGGGTCTTCTGGATCAACTTTTTTTTATATTCGATCGTGATCCTTCTTGCCTCGGCCGCGTATTTTCTTAAACCTGACTATATGGCTCACGTGCCGGTCCGTATCGGGATAACAGCTTGCGATTCCGTATTCGCGGCCCCGATCCTCGACAGGTATTCCCGACTGGTAAGAGAAAAGGGAGGAGGGGATATAGCATGGTTCTTTTTTGGCGATGATGAAGAACCGGCCGGGTGCGATTTCTACCTGATGACCTCTCCTCAAGCGAGAGTCGCTGTGAATTCGAAGCGGATGAAGCTCTCTCTCGCCGCCTGCGCGACCGAGGCCAGAAGCCATTCGGTCGGAGTCGTGATAACCAGGAAAGGAACAGGCATCGATCAGCTTTCAGGAGGGAAATTCATATTTTCCTTCAGAAATTCCGCCTCCGGATTCCTCTCCCCGTTAAAGGCTCTTGCCGACCATGGGATAGACCTCGATACAGATTCTGATGATATAGAATTTACCGGATGCCGTTCGTGTGACGAAAGGATAGTCTACGGAGT from Candidatus Krumholzibacteriota bacterium harbors:
- a CDS encoding UDP-2,3-diacylglucosamine diphosphatase; the protein is MSDTVIFVSDTHFNRNRDEKEREKRRRFLRFLESCAGISRIYLLGDVFDFWFEYRHAVPSFYYDILEGFFKLSRSGTKIFMTGGNHDFWLGNFLPEVIGIEILGQETTETIQGHSITMTHGDMLMPGDHGYKALKALIRNRLVIRLAKLLPPDLLYSFAGRFSITSKSITHRKTRLFAEKVSSLAKDSCFNNGNDVFIMGHIHMPLLRRYDDRTFIILGDWVEHSSYLRLEDGRFSLESF
- a CDS encoding M23 family metallopeptidase — translated: MDRYFTFLYVRRGNAGVKSIKIRRTLAFSAGILLVSFFVTSMVLTVRYADIRTDSRNMESLKSENEELIERLNHFELEVDQLKNRMNVNFELQNRARLMANLDPISEDVWQVGVGGPEPGLLDRELKVTDVLFSGFEDDISRIVRQSHLQRESYGEIIDILEKESDLRNCTPSIRPLNGGFLSSRFGRRMDPFSGRIAFHKGVDYFARSGTPLMSTADGVITMAKNNGSMGLTIEVNHGNGFMTKYAHLSKILVKRGQRIKRGEIIGLVGNTGKSTGPHLHYEVIFRKTHRDPLQYIIPEGIYFD
- a CDS encoding PorV/PorQ family protein — encoded protein: MLRRKILAATVIIVSLASAVTAGEPGTSGFVFLRLGNGARASGMGEAFTAVCDDATSIYWNPAGMAAVEGVELNVTHSEWLMDIRFEQVSVASEVYGGVAGLGFTGVYYGELDRYGDSPSLTPDGTFAPYDLALSAGYARDIIPNLSAGIAAKLIYEKIDFESATGYAIDFGVTHRSRIEGLTIAASMLNLGPQAKFVEEKFYPPFQLRIGAAHLSEKEWLRGSLVLAADAVFPNDSGSKFHTGLEYLYHNLLAVRLGYKSGYHVQGASMGCGIIYRNLRFDYSYSAIADDLGDVHRFSINLFPSL
- a CDS encoding PhnD/SsuA/transferrin family substrate-binding protein is translated as MDQKRASSRGRKGSRVFWINFFLYSIVILLASAAYFLKPDYMAHVPVRIGITACDSVFAAPILDRYSRLVREKGGGDIAWFFFGDDEEPAGCDFYLMTSPQARVAVNSKRMKLSLAACATEARSHSVGVVITRKGTGIDQLSGGKFIFSFRNSASGFLSPLKALADHGIDLDTDSDDIEFTGCRSCDERIVYGVLFGEYVAGGIDLDRFKRIESLGFMKKGEVSILLTGTPVPHEIFLLSSTRIERWKEKRFIDRLPAITAGAPADIKNDLRSIGIAAFIPAGENSLDFLDRFSDSTGTGSDHSIP
- a CDS encoding RNA polymerase sigma factor RpoD/SigA, with amino-acid sequence MYPEGKDNDYMGEKSLDLYLKEINNTSLLTREQERDLACRIRDGEETALHDLVKANLRFVVSIAKQYVNQGLSLADLINEGNMGLIKAAKRFDEKRGFKFISYAVWWIRQAMLQALAEQSRIVRLPLNRAGTLYRIGKVSRQLDQELGRTPEVEEIAEKLNLSNEEVRDTMKIANSHLSLDASFNNDQEENSLVDYLADESQDSPDEMTYVNALSDDMQKALGTLTDRERTILSLYFGLEGEEPLTLEEIGKKMNLTRERIRQIKEKSITRLRHSTRSKYLRGYVQE
- a CDS encoding N-acetylmuramoyl-L-alanine amidase, coding for MTGRREIRFILAFITVVFMTLGVAEISGDVLPASRLVQKIRYYSGPDRTRVVLDLSRPCDYQVSERKDPDRIVIDIPSGRFSPGVKKTIVDDGVLSRIRINDLRQGAQVVLDLRGITEYKYYSLGPNSVHPDRIVIDLVKPISNVERLERRAKVEEVANSGDIIVIIDPGHGGSKPGTSSNNGLLEKDIALDIARMTRDAIDSYKGFRAILTREGDYDVGLADRIKIARNHGGRCFVSIHLNSVRSSTPRGSEIFYLSVEGARDENSEALEERENMILEMGEEGEMLNDDIEWILGDWGRKEAMAQSFALSEAIAGKMKQVGSIPFRGIKQANFVILRNLQKPSVLVEICFLSNRKDVSLIRKEKVKKEVAESIASGIVEYLLENPPEGSGVSPAKMLTHTVSKGETLGLIARKYGTTVREICDLNRIGSGATIRPGQKIRVIRKMIRTTGS